One region of Nitrosopumilaceae archaeon genomic DNA includes:
- a CDS encoding TIGR00303 family protein, which produces MQDIEILGNTQRGVDFVKKVENKKFVFSLVISYTATCEIPGITVAGANPDLLKFTAAADAEFLHYGYCKSIDVIPMTPDGKPTPALLTKTALEAASVPSFVVNAGSRVIPKLPCLEIGLEPGKNIAHEPGLNQDSVKKAVEYGRIVGRSLGSSTDCLIIGESIPGGTTTALAVMTGFGIQATVSSSMPENPVMLKKQTVQSALKRLESKDPYDIISQLGDPMIPTVAGILGTASESTNVILAGGTQMAAVLAFAKHLGFNETNTALGTTSYIINDNMANLVELIKQISDIPILVAKLKLGESKISGLRSYAEGFVKEGAGAGGASIACMLKTGIGSEKLLLLTEREYNRVISQ; this is translated from the coding sequence TTGCAAGATATAGAAATTTTAGGAAACACGCAAAGAGGAGTTGATTTTGTAAAAAAAGTTGAAAATAAAAAATTTGTATTCTCATTAGTGATTTCATATACTGCCACTTGCGAGATACCTGGCATTACTGTTGCTGGAGCAAACCCTGATCTGCTAAAGTTTACTGCAGCTGCTGATGCAGAGTTTCTTCATTATGGATATTGTAAATCAATTGATGTAATACCTATGACTCCTGATGGAAAACCAACTCCAGCTCTACTTACTAAAACTGCACTAGAAGCTGCAAGCGTCCCAAGCTTTGTTGTCAATGCCGGAAGCAGGGTTATTCCAAAACTACCATGTTTAGAGATCGGCTTAGAGCCAGGAAAAAATATTGCACATGAACCAGGCCTTAATCAAGATTCTGTCAAAAAAGCTGTTGAATATGGAAGAATTGTAGGAAGGTCTCTTGGTTCTTCAACAGACTGTCTAATAATCGGTGAAAGTATTCCTGGAGGCACTACAACAGCTCTTGCTGTAATGACTGGATTTGGCATACAGGCTACAGTAAGTAGTAGCATGCCGGAGAATCCTGTCATGTTAAAAAAACAAACGGTACAATCTGCATTAAAAAGACTGGAATCGAAAGATCCTTACGACATTATTTCACAATTAGGGGATCCAATGATTCCTACCGTTGCAGGAATACTTGGTACAGCCTCAGAATCTACAAATGTAATTTTGGCAGGAGGTACACAAATGGCAGCAGTTCTAGCATTTGCAAAACATCTTGGTTTTAATGAAACAAATACTGCGCTTGGAACTACCTCATACATCATAAATGATAATATGGCAAACCTTGTGGAATTAATAAAACAAATCTCTGACATTCCAATACTTGTTGCAAAACTAAAATTAGGCGAGTCAAAAATTTCTGGACTGAGATCTTATGCAGAAGGATTTGTAAAGGAAGGCGCTGGTGCTGGCGGTGCATCAATTGCATGCATGTTAAAAACTGGTATAGGATCAGAAAAATTACTTTTATTAACAGAAAGAGAATACAATAGAGTTATTTCACAGTAA
- a CDS encoding NAD(P)H-hydrate epimerase, giving the protein MDITVKQMMQIEENGHQMGFKRNFMMENAGASVARYLLEKFPDISSKKILVFAGLGNNGGDALVVARHLTGFGSDVKVLLLGNPEKIKTDESRINWAILEKMNSIDLVIASDISDLDLKADVVIDGILGTGISGKIREPYASAIDSINKLKAFKIAIDIPSGLDPDTGNTNDKCVKADVTITFHKMKVGMPKRKDMCGTILVEKIGIPPEAEVGVL; this is encoded by the coding sequence ATGGATATAACAGTCAAACAAATGATGCAGATAGAGGAAAACGGTCATCAGATGGGATTTAAAAGAAATTTCATGATGGAAAATGCAGGAGCATCTGTTGCAAGATACTTGTTAGAAAAATTTCCAGACATCTCATCAAAAAAAATTCTTGTTTTTGCTGGACTTGGAAATAACGGAGGTGATGCTCTAGTAGTTGCAAGACATTTGACTGGTTTTGGATCCGATGTCAAAGTATTACTACTTGGAAATCCAGAAAAAATAAAAACAGATGAATCTAGGATAAACTGGGCAATACTTGAAAAAATGAATTCAATAGATTTGGTAATTGCGTCTGACATTAGTGATCTTGATCTAAAAGCAGATGTTGTTATTGATGGAATTTTGGGAACGGGAATTTCTGGAAAAATTAGGGAACCATATGCATCTGCAATTGATTCTATAAATAAACTAAAGGCATTTAAGATTGCAATAGACATTCCATCAGGTCTTGATCCAGATACTGGAAATACAAACGACAAATGTGTCAAAGCTGATGTGACTATAACATTTCATAAAATGAAAGTAGGGATGCCAAAGAGAAAAGATATGTGTGGAACTATTCTGGTTGAAAAAATTGGTATACCTCCAGAGGCCGAGGTTGGTGTACTATGA
- a CDS encoding DNA-directed RNA polymerase subunit N, with product MLIPVRCFTCGNLIADKFRDYQTRVKSGEDPAKVLDSFGFKRYCCRAMLLTSVETIHQVIPFYEAIRRRQQEVQSELE from the coding sequence ATGTTAATTCCTGTCAGATGTTTTACTTGTGGAAATTTAATAGCTGACAAATTTAGGGATTATCAAACGAGAGTAAAATCCGGAGAAGATCCAGCAAAAGTTCTTGATTCTTTTGGATTCAAAAGATATTGTTGCAGAGCAATGTTGTTAACATCGGTTGAAACAATTCACCAAGTTATTCCATTCTACGAAGCAATTCGAAGAAGACAGCAAGAAGTGCAATCTGAGTTAGAATAG
- a CDS encoding RNA-binding protein yields the protein MSNKGFTKRLYPSFSSTYMSLKNVKSSLSKISKSLEEAQNSREYIIKRTREVVILCSQAIISVHKLDIADGKEKAAKAKKLLDEIRKKSNAELYRHIMTSEQELVEASAFLAIVQKSEIPSAESLGVKGESYILGLLDCIGELKRLVYDSIRAGKAKDASKFFEIMENLYLSLYPFAIYDKLVNETRRKLDVNRILIEDARAAVTEEIRRSALIDSINKFKK from the coding sequence ATGTCAAATAAGGGCTTTACCAAACGACTTTATCCTAGTTTTTCATCTACTTACATGTCATTGAAGAATGTTAAATCATCATTATCCAAAATATCAAAATCACTAGAGGAAGCTCAAAATTCGCGCGAATATATCATCAAGAGAACACGTGAAGTAGTTATCCTATGTAGCCAAGCAATAATTTCTGTTCATAAATTAGATATTGCAGATGGAAAAGAAAAAGCGGCCAAAGCAAAAAAACTACTTGATGAAATAAGAAAAAAATCAAACGCAGAGTTGTATAGACATATTATGACATCGGAGCAAGAGCTTGTTGAAGCATCTGCATTTCTTGCAATAGTACAGAAATCAGAAATACCATCAGCAGAATCATTAGGAGTAAAAGGAGAATCATACATACTTGGTTTACTTGATTGTATTGGTGAATTAAAAAGACTAGTTTACGATTCTATAAGAGCGGGAAAAGCTAAGGATGCAAGCAAATTCTTTGAAATAATGGAAAATCTCTATCTCTCCTTGTATCCTTTTGCCATCTATGACAAATTGGTAAATGAAACCAGAAGAAAACTTGATGTAAACAGAATACTAATCGAGGATGCAAGAGCGGCGGTAACTGAAGAAATAAGGCGTTCCGCACTTATTGATTCAATTAACAAGTTTAAAAAGTAA
- a CDS encoding carboxypeptidase-like regulatory domain-containing protein produces the protein MKIILAGIILSMLLIFSNIHISDSYLQYNLLVTVKPEKSPIKDTEFPIIIGTVTDEASKPIVGALVKITFAKEVVTTTSDQYGNFKYDSVLPILAGYYMINAVVTKAGYSTGLASSTLMVNSPPTITYSRGITGDPIVTGNYTVYLGKVTDWNLETTCFVKFSDQFKRFLKTCDLYNLAPADFKTDATVVHSLAVIQHNADYRLFPVSDYFNGLTLNNTAQYRYVENIWKNYTVPN, from the coding sequence ATGAAAATTATTCTTGCTGGAATAATACTTAGTATGCTTTTGATATTTTCTAATATTCATATATCTGATTCATATCTGCAGTATAATCTTCTTGTTACAGTAAAACCAGAAAAATCACCAATCAAAGATACTGAATTTCCAATTATAATAGGAACAGTTACGGACGAAGCAAGCAAACCCATTGTAGGCGCTCTTGTCAAAATTACATTTGCAAAAGAGGTTGTTACTACTACCAGTGATCAATATGGGAATTTCAAATATGATTCTGTACTGCCAATTTTGGCTGGTTATTATATGATAAATGCAGTTGTTACAAAGGCTGGTTATTCCACAGGGTTGGCTAGTTCAACTTTAATGGTAAACTCACCTCCAACTATTACATATAGTAGAGGTATTACAGGAGACCCAATAGTTACTGGAAACTATACTGTCTATCTTGGTAAAGTAACTGATTGGAATCTTGAAACGACCTGTTTCGTAAAGTTTAGTGATCAATTTAAGAGGTTTTTAAAAACATGTGATCTTTATAATTTAGCACCTGCTGATTTTAAGACAGATGCAACAGTAGTTCACTCACTTGCTGTAATACAACATAATGCAGATTATAGACTCTTTCCTGTAAGTGATTATTTTAATGGCTTGACGCTAAATAACACTGCACAATATAGATATGTAGAAAATATCTGGAAAAATTATACTGTACCTAATTAA
- a CDS encoding enolase: MPKITSIKGRLLYNSRGSKTIEVDIVSDKSHLGRVCAPSGASVGKHEAVSFPDNNPEKSLVTLNSNLKKFIGLDPSNLKSIHDTIRKIDSSTSYSKIGGSVAFAVTISAVDSAAKALGIPLFKLLTKDTDLRFPFPLGNILGGGAHAGPGTPDIQEILICAKGSKTVNDAIEVNFAVHKELRKVLQKNDSGFTNGRGDEGGWAPKLDNQKALELSAKACENLGYTLGKEVTLGVDFASSTQWNEKKKKYVYDREGFENTPEEQIEFVSEIIKKYKLVYAEDAVHEEAFEEMAILTSKFPKVLITGDDLVVTNTEILKKAAKLKACNAAILKVNQAGSLYDALEFAKEAHKNKIKLITSHRSGEAIDSHITHIGIATKSKMLKVGVVGGERVAKLNELLRITEYDLIHGMAEI; the protein is encoded by the coding sequence ATGCCGAAGATTACTTCCATAAAAGGAAGACTACTTTACAATAGTAGGGGAAGTAAAACAATTGAAGTCGACATTGTATCTGATAAATCACATCTTGGCAGAGTTTGTGCTCCCTCAGGTGCTAGTGTTGGGAAACATGAGGCAGTAAGTTTTCCTGATAATAATCCAGAAAAAAGCCTGGTTACTCTTAATTCAAATTTAAAAAAATTCATAGGACTTGATCCTTCTAACTTAAAATCAATTCATGATACAATAAGGAAAATTGATTCTTCTACTAGCTATTCAAAGATAGGAGGTTCAGTTGCTTTTGCGGTTACCATTTCAGCTGTAGATTCAGCAGCCAAAGCCCTTGGCATACCGCTGTTCAAATTATTAACAAAGGATACTGACTTGAGGTTTCCTTTTCCACTAGGAAATATTTTAGGTGGCGGGGCACATGCTGGTCCTGGAACTCCAGACATTCAAGAGATTTTGATCTGTGCCAAGGGCTCAAAAACAGTAAATGATGCAATAGAGGTAAACTTTGCAGTACATAAAGAACTAAGAAAAGTTCTTCAAAAAAATGATTCAGGATTTACTAATGGACGTGGTGATGAAGGGGGATGGGCACCTAAATTGGACAATCAAAAGGCACTAGAACTTTCTGCAAAGGCTTGTGAAAATTTGGGCTATACTTTAGGAAAAGAAGTCACACTTGGTGTAGATTTTGCATCATCTACTCAATGGAATGAAAAGAAAAAGAAATACGTTTACGATAGAGAAGGTTTTGAAAACACTCCTGAAGAACAAATAGAATTTGTCTCAGAAATAATAAAAAAATACAAACTTGTTTATGCTGAAGATGCAGTTCATGAAGAAGCCTTTGAAGAAATGGCTATTCTGACCTCCAAATTTCCCAAAGTTTTGATAACTGGTGATGATTTGGTTGTCACAAATACGGAAATTCTCAAAAAAGCAGCAAAATTAAAAGCATGTAATGCAGCCATCTTGAAAGTAAATCAAGCTGGAAGTCTTTATGATGCACTTGAATTTGCAAAGGAAGCTCACAAAAATAAGATTAAACTGATCACATCACATAGATCTGGAGAAGCTATAGATTCACACATAACACACATAGGAATCGCAACAAAATCAAAGATGTTAAAAGTTGGTGTAGTTG
- a CDS encoding hydroxyacylglutathione hydrolase family protein, which translates to MKVHQMQVGNMQNFTYILEDEDTDTAIVLDPSWDLEEIQKVIEKNNLKIKYIVNTHHHFDHTVGNEYMTKITGAKIIQHSASTLKNDMTVSDGDKIKFGNSELTVFHTPGHSKDSICLIGDGKIFSGDTLFVGNCGRVDLPGGSAKELYHSLFDILHKMDEKLVLYPGHNYGSYPSSTLEKEKKTNFVLQPRTEQEFLEFMNSE; encoded by the coding sequence ATGAAAGTACATCAAATGCAAGTTGGAAATATGCAGAACTTTACCTACATTTTAGAGGATGAAGACACTGATACTGCCATAGTTTTAGATCCTTCATGGGATCTTGAGGAGATCCAAAAGGTGATAGAAAAGAATAATCTAAAGATAAAATACATTGTCAATACACATCACCATTTTGATCATACTGTAGGTAATGAATACATGACAAAAATCACGGGTGCAAAAATAATACAACATAGTGCTTCTACACTAAAGAACGATATGACAGTATCAGATGGTGATAAAATAAAATTTGGAAATTCGGAGCTTACTGTCTTTCATACTCCAGGTCATTCAAAGGACAGCATATGCCTTATCGGTGATGGAAAAATTTTTTCAGGTGATACGCTTTTTGTTGGTAATTGTGGTAGAGTTGATCTTCCTGGTGGAAGTGCAAAGGAACTCTATCATAGTTTGTTTGATATTCTTCATAAAATGGATGAAAAATTAGTTCTTTATCCTGGTCATAACTATGGAAGCTATCCCTCGTCTACATTAGAAAAAGAAAAAAAGACAAATTTTGTTTTACAGCCTAGGACAGAACAAGAATTTCTTGAATTTATGAATAGTGAATAA